DNA sequence from the bacterium genome:
CTTAATAGAAATAGTGAATGATGAAAAGGAAGATATAGTAGTTCGTAACGAAATAGTTGGTTTATTGAATGAGAAATTCGGTAAGAACTTTCCAAATATTAAGATTTCAGATAAAGAGAAGGGAAAAATTGAGAAGGAAGTAAAGAAAGCAATTAATAGTATAGACAAGAAATGTAAGTTGATGATGAAAAATGATATAGATGATGTGTTAGTAAGTTTGATAATAGATGGAGAGATCGGGAGATTAATAAGAATTGGTAAACCTGGCATACCATTCATGATAGGAGTAATTAAGGATAAGAAAAAACATTGGTACTGTAGAATCAGGGTGTTTATAACAGGTTGTATTATAGGAGATAAGAGGGTAATTAAACCACTAATGGAAATATTAGAGGATAAGAGTGATGATAGTAGGGTTCGATCTGAGGCAGCATATAGATTGGCTAAAAATAATCTTGTTGGAGCTGAATATTTACTTGGGATACTAAAAGATGAAAGTGATACCTGTGTTCGAATTGAGATATTAAGAGGATTAGGAACATGTCTAAGGGATAAGAAGGCAATAGATGCATTAGTAGAGGCATTAGATGATGAGAATGAGATAGTTGCCGCAATATCCGTAGATGGATTAGGTTTTATTGGCGGGGAAAAGGTAGTAGAACCGCTAATAAATGCACTAAAGAATAATAGACATACTTTGGTTCGAGCTCGTGCAGCGGAGGCTTTAGGTAGGACAAAGAGTAAGAGGGCAATTGAACCGTTGATAGAAAATTTGAAGAAGGGTGATATGTGGGCGGCTGATGCATTGGGAGAATTAGGTAAAGAGATGAAAGGTAATGATAGGGATAGGATTGTGAAGGCGTTGATTGAAGGATTAGAAATATACAAAATAAATCTAGATAGTTTAAGCTGGGATATTGCTGCAAAAGCCTTAGGTAAAATAGGTGATAAAAGAGCAGTTGAACCATTGATAGAAGCTTTATGGGCAACAAAAGGTAGTTCAGACAGTTGGTTGATAATAAACGCGTTAGGTGAAATAGGCGATAAAAGGGCAATCGAACCTTTAGAAAAAGCATTACAAGATGAAA
Encoded proteins:
- a CDS encoding HEAT repeat domain-containing protein, translated to IRRLLMELVNIGKAGVPTLIKVIKDRRKNWQFRALIIYVIVEEIKDDRIIEHLIEIVNDEKEDIVVRNEIVGLLNEKFGKNFPNIKISDKEKGKIEKEVKKAINSIDKKCKLMMKNDIDDVLVSLIIDGEIGRLIRIGKPGIPFMIGVIKDKKKHWYCRIRVFITGCIIGDKRVIKPLMEILEDKSDDSRVRSEAAYRLAKNNLVGAEYLLGILKDESDTCVRIEILRGLGTCLRDKKAIDALVEALDDENEIVAAISVDGLGFIGGEKVVEPLINALKNNRHTLVRARAAEALGRTKSKRAIEPLIENLKKGDMWAADALGELGKEMKGNDRDRIVKALIEGLEIYKINLDSLSWDIAAKALGKIGDKRAVEPLIEALWATKGSSDSWLIINALGEIGDKRAIEPLEKALQDERYKNAIINILGALSQLTGEDYKSLKAKYKVLRR